A stretch of DNA from Strigops habroptila isolate Jane chromosome 1, bStrHab1.2.pri, whole genome shotgun sequence:
CAAAATTAAGGCACCAGTCATTTCCTTTACGGTTACGATTTAAATGCTATTAAACTCATCAGTAACACTCAACATGTGGTAAAAACCTTTTTAACAACCCAGCTATACTTTGAGAATAACTTGCTGCTAGCAGACCTACAGTTCTTACTGCTCTGTACCAATGCCAGATCAAAGTATCAGTACACAAGATGTACTGAAGTCCATCCCCATGCGTATATGCACTAAAACAGTTTTAACAAAGATCCAGGTTCTTTCTACCATCTGCCTGTTCTTATTAATCTGAAGGGAAATCATAACAAAAGCTATGTATTGATAGAGATAACGAAAACATTCAGCAACAGGCACCATGTGCAGCCATTAACTGCTTGTATTGCTCTTCTACACAAGATCACCAAATTACATTCATCTAGAGTGTAATGGCTAACATTAACCAAATGTTAAACAAAACATGCATATAAACTAATATTTATAGAAGTTAGAGATGGCTTACAATAGTGCAGTTCTGACTCGCTGTTCTACATGGACAGATTGAAGTATCATTACAAGCTAATATTAAGGTAGTATTGCAAAGCAACACTGGGTATACATAAAATAAGCAGCCAAGCAAGAAAACATACACAATAGTCTAGGATacctctaaagaaaaaaataaaaaaggatattaacagaaacagtatttaattttaaaatacgTAGTATGATGTCAGTGTAACTACCAGCATAATCACTTTTTTGGTTGGCCAAAGTTGAAGTCCCAGTTGTATCTGGCAAAtactaacaaaataaaacacagcagtatGAACTGGTCATTATCTGGTATTATTAAGTGACATAAGCTACCTGATAAAACAGTATAAGGTTTATTGCCTTATTTTAATATTGTCATATTCAGTTCATTAATATGTTCCTGACTGTTACCAACTTTGATTAGTCACTGTCTAATGATCTTTGCATCAAATTATGGaatgtaaaaagcaaaaccaaacaattttgCCTAAATCTTTAGCAAATTAAGGGGAAACTCTAAGAAATAAGAggtctgcatttttattttccttggctAATGGCAAGCAAATTCAGCAGATAAcaggaagaaagctgaaatacGACTTCAAACAAGTTCAGTTTTCATCTCTCTAAAGGTTGTGATAATGTTACTCTAACCCAGTGTCATTACTGCTTAAGGGGAATGTTTATCCTCCCTACAAAGTACTTACAAGATCCAATAAAATTTTCAGTTAGTATCTATACAAATAGCAAACTTTACTACCATAAGCAATATATGAGTGTAAAGGGCTCAGAAGTTCTGATCTTCCATTCCGTGCAATGTCTAGACAGCCAGCTGGAAACCATCTCAGCACAGCCATTATTACCCTGGGGTAATATACAGCAAATACTCATTCTGTTATGTAGTGTATATAGGATATAATATATACACTGTACACAAAATTAATAGGAATTCTAATAAATTTACTATGATACAGCCTAGCTGCTTCTTGAGAAGTTTGATGCTCCTACTGAAGACTTGCCCTGTTCTTCAGAGGCTTGTTTTTTGCGTAAGttttattctgcaaaaatactttattaACAACTGAAAGTTTTATATTCTCATGTCTAAAAAACTGTCCAGCACCTCAGagaagattttcttctttttcctctttttgcatATGGGtttaaagaaagggaagggatagggagagcaaagaggaaaataaattaatgcagTGGCATAatgttgaaaataattaaaacattatttaaaataaggatAAAGCCACCCAGaaagagcacaggaaaaaaatgaaaaaaacccctcccaataaaaaaacctaattCTTCAGATGAAAATCTTGCATTATTTCTATCTAAGatccattttcctttgtatgaTGAAAAATGCAATCTTAAAATTCATTTATCAAACACAAGTATCAAAGCttagagagaaaacaagactaGACAGTTGATGAGTTCCTCTGTCCCGTGAAGGACTACTACCACTTTTACTAAAGTTTTTCTACTTTAAACTTCTCTTCCCCcttcagtgatttttatgaTCATctcaaccccccaaaaaccttATTACCTAGACATTAACACCAGGATCATAAACATCTATAACACGTAAGCCACATTACAGATTTGAAAAATACGTCTCAGGGTaggagaaaagcagggaaagagaatGGCAGAATGGAATACTACTGTAGAGACAACCATTTACTTATACAGATCCAGCAAAAGAATAAGCTACACCTAGAAAGCATGCTAAATATTCTACCACAACTCAAAAACTTCCTTCAAAGAGATATCTGCTATCTCAGATCAGGtcagatatttaaaaacatagaGTTATTCATTAAGAATATTACTCTTCCTAAGTTTTGTTTACACTTCCATATTTCACTTCACTTGGTCTAAACCAATTCTTTAGGGCTGTTTTCCCTCAATTCAGAGATAATCCTAGTTCTTatgaagaacaaattatttGCATTCAGAATATTGTCATACCTCAATCaaattttgacatttaaattcAACTCAGAAATACACGAAATTCTCTAAGGAAGCCTGACCACTACAACCAAAGTATACCGATATGAGAACAAAGTACTTAGGATTattgtaataaagaaaaattatatacataCCTAAAATTATCATCTACTGAATCTCTATTTTCTGAGGTAACAGGACACTCAGGCTGAAGATCCTGCTTTTCATCTTTAATGCAGATGCTATCATCATAGGATTCCTTCACAGAACAACTTTCACAATCTACAAGTTCAAGCTTCTCTTCATTATTGTATCCAAAAAGGTCGGGGTCATCCTGAATCACATCAATGACAAGAACATCTTCCTTGTAAGCTTCAAGAATATCTGGAATATTCTGACTTTGGTGTTCTGAAAGAGTTCCACTTGATTTGCTACCATCACTTATTTCTAATGCAACAGGGTGGTCAGCTGCATTCCAAGAATGATCAGGAAAACCAGATTTTAGTACACATTCAGTACCATGGAAATCAGGCACAGGTGACTCTGGCTGTCCGTCAGGAAAAGGATGTGGATATAAAGCAGAATGTTCAGAGAGAGTGGACAAGGTTGAAAGGTTTTTAGAGCCATCATGCTGGAAGTCCTTACTGCTGAtctcatctgctttttcctttgtggaaGCTGTAGATGTAGCATCACTCGCAATAGGAAGGGGCTGCTGCTCAGAATTTACCAAGAAATTCTCTTCATTCATCTTCTGCCTTGTTGAAATGCTACTGCTGTCAAGAAGCTCTAGTGGACTGTAGGTTATTCTTTCAAATGAATGGACAGATTCCAATTTCCTGGATTCAGGTTTGCTTCTGCATAAAGGAATTTTGAATTTTGTCaggttttcagtgtttaatgttttcattagctttaaatcagaaaatgcCTGCTTCGCTACTGATGTCTTACCGCTcaagttttttctgtttgtgtcaCGTGTAGATGTACCTTTCCGGACTGTCAGAGacaggtttgtttttgttaCAGCTCccttttttttatctctttgcTTTGTTGTAAAATTCAAGGTTGCTTTAACTTCTTGCACATCATCATGGCTAAAAGCCACAGCGCTTCTATCCATATTAACTGGGGACTGCACAATTTCATTGCTCATTCTCAAAGTCTCATCAATACCCATGGGAGAGGATCCTAGTGTTTCAAGTAAAGTGAGACATTCAGTATTTGAATCTATTATTTCGCGTGTAGattcttcattaatttcttccaaTGACATAGGCAAATCCAACTGTCTCAAATTCCCAGTCACAGCATTGCTTCCTACAGCTTCAACACTGCTTTTATCAGAGGATTCCTGGAAGGCAGCCCTTGcaagtctttttccttctgagctAGACCCAAGATTTTTATGAACCCATTCAGAAGTCCTGGCACAAGATTCAAAATGCCAAACATTTTTACCAGTCATAGGTACTGTTCTTTGACAGGTAAACTGCTGCAACTTCTTATTAACTTTGTTCAATTTTTTAGCTGTCTTGCTTTTGTGACTGTTAGAAACACCATGGACCTCAGCCAGCACTCTCAGGCTGCCTGAGCCAGCAGAATGATGTGCCACGCtgtttgaattttcttcttttgctgttaCTGCAAGCTCCGATGTCTTCTTAAAGCCATCTTCAAATGCAAGTAATTTGGTACTCTTTTTTCTCCAGACTGATGCATTTTGTGCTTCATGAGTATTTCTTCCTATATGAAGATTTGCTGTACGATTACATGAACCTGACAGAGTAATTTCTTCACGATTTAGTCCCAAGACATCAAAGGAACTTGACATGGCAAGTGCCGCTTCTGTTTGTAACTCATACTCACTGCCATTAGCCATGTCTGTGAAAATATTCTGCACTGCTGATTTCTCAgtgattttcctctttttcctagGCTTTCTACCAATATTCAACTTTCTTCCTGTTAAACACTTACTGCTTTCACTCTGACAGCATGAAAAACACTCTTCTCtgttttgagttttttctttattgaacaATAAACCACCTTTTATGGGTGATCCTTCATTTTGCATTCTACTAGTGCTGCAGTTCATATCCCTCTGTTCTACAGTACCATCAGGAAAAACACGCTTTCCTTTATCCTGGGCTATATGGAAGAACCCACTTAATTTATAACTGCTGGTAGTTCCACTAGCTGAAGATTTCACAAATGTATTGATGTAACTACAGGCCTCTAATCTCACAAATGGATTCtttcctgctgcacagagcAAGCCACTGCAATGGTTTAGGGCTTTTCTGCAATGTTCAGCATCACATTTTGCAGATACACTTCTCACTTCTTCAGCTGTAGTCACGCTAAAACTTTGCAAGCACTTGTTTTGATCAGTTCtgggtttcctttttttacacTGCGCACCGGACTTTTTTGTTACAGGATGGCATAGAAAGTTCTTGCTTTGGGTCCCACCTAAAGCAGCAACTGTAGGAGATTTACAGTAGTGAGGTTCCTTTTCCTTAGAATCTTCTGACAGATTTTGATTTGTCTTAAGTTTCTTCACAGCCTGTGTACCAGAATCTTGCTCAATTGCATTCCATTCTTCCTTCACtgattaaaaaccaaagaagtGTCATTAAAGAATAtgctaagggaaaaaaacctaccCTATTGCAATACTTTTTTATGTAGAGAACAAAAAACATTCAAGGTTACTAAGGAACACAACCCTGTAGCCACTGTGACACCAAAGCCTTTCCGTCCTTCCCCAGACTCACAGCTTTCTTGGACTCTGGATGCTGTGTATGCAGCTCCAGCAAGGCACATCTACCCTTCTCTCTGGGACCTTGTAGTTTTGGTTTCATCAAGGGTGCCCTGCCTTTCTTGCTCAAgcatctctttcctttctcctgtgtCCCTGACTTTCTTGATCCAATCAAAGAACACCCATCTGACTTCTTGGGCCTAACTACTTCTTCCTGAGGTGTTGGTTGAGACAAGGATTCCTGAGCCTTCTTAAGATCTGGGATTTGCATCTTCAGTATCATTATGAGGCGagtgcttttcatttcagtactCTATATGCTGTTTCTGGGTTGCAGCACCTCTGGTTCTGGCAAACAGGAAATTCCATGTCTCTCTATGCTCTCGACTTCCTCCTCTGAGGATGGgatttgtaattttatttccataaagCAGTACTtgcctttttctcctgaaatccCTGAACTCTCCTGGAATGCTGAGCAGTTTAGTTCTTCTgagttctgttcttttctttcaatCCCTGCcaagaatttattttgcaaactAGTTTCTGAGAAAAATGGCTGTTGACCTTGTTCTGTCCCTGTCCTTCCAGTCTTTTCCCAGGAAGTGACTGCAGCCGTAGTTGCTGCCTGCCAATCTTCACATATAGCAGTGTCTGAAATTGGCAGCTCTAGACCCTTGCTGATTCTGGCAACCCTCCTGCACCGTatctgcttggtttttttaCCTGGGAGTCTCTGGCTACTCTCACCTTGCTCCTTCTGCATGTGTGCAGGAGGAGCATACTGTTCGCACAGAATGCTGGAGAGCACGACAGGTTGCAGACAGCAAGATAAGGGCTGCTCAGGTTTTCTCTCTGGTGGCAGGTGACAACTCTGCTTGACTACCAACACGTTCCCTGCCTCGCATCCTACCCCCGCGCACAGAGAGCTTGGGCTGGGGACCATCCTGTCAGTCAAGTTCACGTCACTGCCAGTTACCACCTTCCCTGACCTTAACCGCGGCATCGTATGTGCCTAGAATCAGCAACAAAACCCACTCACCAGTGCACCTTTAACAGCGGCACCCCAGCTAGCCTGGCACCTAAGGCAGGCACAGGCCTAACCAAGAGAGGAGCGCAACCTCCTTAAGGCCTCAGGGGTCACCCCGGAGGAGCCCGGCCTGACAGAAAGCAAGCCCGGGCCGCCTGAGGAAAGAAAGCCCACGCCCACCAGCGAGTGAGCGCCCACCACCGCCCCGCAGCCCGCAGCAGACCCTCACCGCGCAGAGGAGACGAGGAAGCAGCCCCGCACCTTCCCCGCCCCAAGGGCCGCACCGCGGCCGCCCGTGCCACGCAGCCCGCCGCCTCCCGCGCCGCCCCGGCCGCCACAGCAACCCCCGCGCCACCCCGCCGCTGCCCTCGCCCCGGCCCTCGTCCACCGATCGGGCCCTCGACGCTTCGTCTCAGCGCCGCCTGCCCGCAAAGCGCCGCGGGCGCCCGCTGCCGGGGCTAATGGCGGCACGGCCTAGGGCGCCGGCGTGGGGAGGCCCCGAGGGGGAGGTGCGGAGGCGGGGAGGAcggcggccccggcggggcggggcggacGGGGCTAGGGCACGGCCGGGTGTGCCGGCACTTACAGGCAGGCGGAGAGCCGGGGGTGCGGTCGTCTCGCTGTGCGCGTCCTCTTGCGGGGTCAGGGGTGCCGCCTTCACGGCGAAACCCCCGCTCCCGAGTCGGCCGCCCAGGGGGGTGGCAGACGCTGCTCCTCTGGGCcgcagagctgggctgggcggTGGTTTCCGAGCTGCGGCCGGGGAACCGTCATGCTGCTCCCTTGGTGCCCGCAGCCCCGGGCCGCAGCGGCCGCAGGGCCAGAGGCCAGCAGGCCCGGCCACAGCCGCGGGCCCAGGAGATGGCCCAAGGTGCCGGGGGCCTGTGTGGAGCTGCCAAACCCTGTGCTACCCAAATGGTGGCAAATGGTCAACTCAGAGCTGGAGTCGGGTACCAGAAAGAAACCTGACTACCTGGCTATCCAGTTTCTTCACGTGTTTCATCCACCTCAGTGAAGCAGTATCACCTCCTTTGCCCTCGGCACTAAAGAAGCTCTCCAGTCTTGAGGGGCGATACACTTGTTTCCATAACCGTGGCTTATGTAAACTTCGTATTTGAAATAAGGCAGTGTCTGAGGACTGCAGTTAGGAAAAAAGTAGCTCAACTAATTAGGCTATATACTCAGGAAACAACCAAAGTTGGTGTTCAGGCTTCAAATGTGGTGGTTTCAACACAAATATAGGGCACCAAGGCTTCAGGACCATCCTCTGAGTGATAATGTGAACACATGCGAGTCGGCTTACAAAACCAATGTTGTAAGATTGAATCTAAATGGTGAGTGCTGTGGAAATCATAAATGATTCAACTTAATAAGGTGATACTTTAATGCCAGCAATGCAGTCAGCAGAATCACAGGTGGTTGGTGAAAGACTGTGTCCTATAATGACTGTGTCTCTTTCTGTTCACAGGTGGTCCTCAAGGGAATGAAGTGCTTTACTCCAATTCATCCTGACTTAGTGCTTGGCGGTGTTCacatttatagaatcatagaataataagggttgaaaaggaccttaagatcatctagttccaacccccctgccataggcaaggacaccttgcactaaaccatgtcggccaagactctgtccagcctggccttgaacaccgccagagatggagcatccacaacctccctgggcaacccattccagtgcttcaccaccctcactgtaaagaacttcttccttatatctaatctaaacttcccctgtttaagtttgaacccattaccccttgtcctaccactacagtccctaaggaagagtccctccccagcatccttatagacccccttcagatactggaaggctgctatgaggtctccacgcagccttctccaggctgaacagccctaactctctcagcctgtcttcatacgggaggtgctccagccctcttattatcctcgtggccctcctctggactcgctccaataATTTCATGCACCCTAGTTTGAGACCCATGcacagaaataaagcttttctgtcACTACTTTGTAGAAGTGCAGTATTGGGGGTGTAAAAGAGTAGCTGAACAGTAAAGGCATGTTGTACCAACTGACATTGGCTTATTACGTGACTTTAGCTCATGTTACTCATTTTGCCTCTGTTTCTCCGTCTACAGGTAGAGGTAATACATTGCTGTCCaaataaacacagaaagcaCTGGATTTTTGGCAAAAGCTCTCCATAGATGAGGGAACAACAGGCAGGCTGGGAAGCCAAGAACTTTCTTTTGCTTACCATCTTAGGTTGAACATGCATGCTTAAGTACAACAAAAAAGTCACCAAGTGGCTAACTAAAGctaagcaaagcagaaaatacagattcttTGGTAGTTTCTACCCCGGCTCAGTAATGTGCTTTAGGTCCCTGGGGCAGAAAGGACCCAATAAAAGTGGGTTAACGGCACAGCATTTATCATTGTCAGTGTTCTGCAAGGCTAtgtttaacagaaaacattcagctCTGGCAAAATTTAACCTTCTCCAGTTCAAATATAACATCCTCCAGTGTGTAACATGGTCTTTTGGTAccaagacaagaaagaaaatgatagGCTAAAAAGCAGTAGTAGAGGAAATCTGGAATAATGGTGTACGAATTCTCTTACTGCTCTCCAGTATAATTTTTAAGATTTGAGTAGTTACTTGCAATGATGAGAACTCAGACCAGATTTTTATGAAATGAATAAAAGCTGCACTTGAAATGAATGCTAATTAAAGACATTCTTCATTAAGGTCCTCTAAAAAAAGTCCTCTAAAAAAAGTCCTCAGAAAGGACATTTTGAACCAGCTGTGGATTATGTTAAAAACATTGCAGTACTGCTAAAAAGAGGTAGTATAAACATTGTCTTGAAAAGTGGATCAATTTaaccatcttttaaaaatacttgaaagaagagacattatttaaagaaattctgtGTCAAGTGTTTATTAAAACTGTAGGCTATTAAGGtggaaataactttaaaaaatcatataaaCAGCTTAAGGGAGAAGAAGTTATTTTCACATTCCAGCTACATTTGAATTAGTAATACtacacagaaatgtttaaacttcattttgaaattgtttGGAAATAAAGATAAATGCTTGTTTCTCTTGAGTTTTGTAACTCCCATATTTCAATGCCGTATCTAAACTTTATATCTAATTCAACTTTTGCTAATCTGTTGCTTTGTTTCACTGGTTTCTTGTTCATCCTAGACACTTAAACACAGTGATAGAAAGATGAGGTACGAAGTGTCTGAAAGTAAAAAGGGATCCTGGTGCCTAAACCcaattcttttttccagaataacCAGTAAAATCAGAGATGCCTGGCATTTTTCAAGAGGGTAAAGAGAACTCATAGGAATACATTTATGTAAAGTCCAtgaaatgatttctttcttccctcagaGGAGTAAGTGTGTGCAGTTAGCCCCCAACTAATGTAGTTTACACTACTAGTGTTGAGAAATTGTGGCTGCACATCTAACAATGATACATTTGAGTAAGCTTCCAAAAGTTTTTGAAGGATTGAAATTCAGAAACACATAAATCAGCTACATACGCGAGCAAAgcatataaatttttttttttttttttgcgcTGTATTTTAGACTTTGCTAGTACACTCACATAGGAATTAAGTCGTCTTCTTTTAGCTAGGGAACTGAAAAGAATTAACTTGAAAATGAATTGTTTTTTTTGTGAGGCAATGTGAAAAATGTCCCTCTGGACCACTTCTTTTTGCACTGCTTACATCTTCATGCTTGGCTGAGGGATAGATTTGTTATCTCTAGCAAACCTTAGTGGAAAGAGTTTGGCAGTGCAGTAATAACTGAGACTGAGCTCTGAAGAATACACATAGTTTGTTATATTCTTAAAGCACACCAAATTAATCCCTTAAGTAATGAAACTAAAATGAAACAGGGAGAGTTTTAGTCCAGTATGTCTAAGAAAGTATCTTTTCATAAAGCCaaggatttatttattaacCATTGCGAGCTATTGGTTTTGCAAAGGTAGCACCCAAAGATAGTACACataatgatttttaagaaaCTTCTTTATCGCATACCTTCCGTTCAAATACAAAGGTATTTTGGAAATAGGTGTATTGCTAATCTGTTGAACTAACGTGTTTTGTCTCAAGCCACTCATGTGTATCCCTCTAAAactgcctttgcttttcattcccaGGCACTTAATGCCAGAGCCACCTTTGACATGGCATCTGATGAGAATCATGTTATCTGCCCTTGTTAGGCTTGAGGTACAATGTACACATTCGGCTCATGTCTTTGGTAGC
This window harbors:
- the TOPAZ1 gene encoding LOW QUALITY PROTEIN: protein TOPAZ1 (The sequence of the model RefSeq protein was modified relative to this genomic sequence to represent the inferred CDS: substituted 1 base at 1 genomic stop codon); its protein translation is MPRLRSGKVVTGSDVNLTDRMVPSPSSLCAGVGCEAGNVLVVKQSCHLPPERKPEQPLSCCLQPVVLSSILCEQYAPPAHMQKEQGESSQRLPGKKTKQIRCRRVARISKGLELPISDTAICEDWQAATTAAVTSWEKTGRTGTEQGQQPFFSETSLQNKFLAGIERKEQNSEELNCSAFQESSGISGEKGKYCFMEIKLQIPSSEEEVESIERHGISCLPEPEVLQPRNSIXSTEMKSTRLIMILKMQIPDLKKAQESLSQPTPQEEVVRPKKSDGCSLIGSRKSGTQEKGKRCLSKKGRAPLMKPKLQGPREKGRCALLELHTQHPESKKAVSLGKDGKALVSQWLQGLKEEWNAIEQDSGTQAVKKLKTNQNLSEDSKEKEPHYCKSPTVAALGGTQSKNFLCHPVTKKSGAQCKKRKPRTDQNKCLQSFSVTTAEEVRSVSAKCDAEHCRKALNHCSGLLCAAGKNPFVRLEACSYINTFVKSSASGTTSSYKLSGFFHIAQDKGKRVFPDGTVEQRDMNCSTSRMQNEGSPIKGGLLFNKEKTQNREECFSCCQSESSKCLTGRKLNIGRKPRKKRKITEKSAVQNIFTDMANGSEYELQTEAALAMSSSFDVLGLNREEITLSGSCNRTANLHIGRNTHEAQNASVWRKKSTKLLAFEDGFKKTSELAVTAKEENSNSVAHHSAGSGSLRVLAEVHGVSNSHKSKTAKKLNKVNKKLQQFTCQRTVPMTGKNVWHFESCARTSEWVHKNLGSSSEGKRLARAAFQESSDKSSVEAVGSNAVTGNLRQLDLPMSLEEINEESTREIIDSNTECLTLLETLGSSPMGIDETLRMSNEIVQSPVNMDRSAVAFSHDDVQEVKATLNFTTKQRDKKKGAVTKTNLSLTVRKGTSTRDTNRKNLSGKTSVAKQAFSDLKLMKTLNTENLTKFKIPLCRSKPESRKLESVHSFERITYSPLELLDSSSISTRQKMNEENFLVNSEQQPLPIASDATSTASTKEKADEISSKDFQHDGSKNLSTLSTLSEHSALYPHPFPDGQPESPVPDFHGTECVLKSGFPDHSWNAADHPVALEISDGSKSSGTLSEHQSQNIPDILEAYKEDVLVIDVIQDDPDLFGYNNEEKLELVDCESCSVKESYDDSICIKDEKQDLQPECPVTSENRDSVDDNFRHITIQESGMSDDTEISCDWVLKAKDTKTHNSSRESSPLASVTGVTGGFLEDGQPRELDEFLKSFDVDEKFRFADGVPDVKEEKKGEAEKSSDCKYKDLVNCGLLSGLPLPAPKINVLSETTEVEPRTNDYRFSGKSLLLPLQNSGDFEPWKVEKNAIASHSVQQILEMIELPRKYCRYYFMTLRGCERAKCWFWHVPEQGDEKVCMTILRTYITIKESGLLKRAVQIFVKYYREVTPGVDFASQVLNDLLVSLLKKCLLHEVFQILNVTVQISTLPAVDVLLKIFEHVASLNIRDAVPTLISTFCKLIDAGMFLESAHFDCIIKYLHQLKVSSQELNTVLNIKSRFQERHFEKNWVFDFNLAVAEIQHCKEKKDWAKLGALFVNARTGCEHFDDLQKLSLCIAEILTKDSETDRPEVPFCDFADAVAKNSQHNEADRIFIGRIGISVMYSYHKVLQWIKGRKVLDKLHELQIHFTVLKGLIGAEKLASRCQIVNKAAEIFLKTGSLDGATWVLRESEWTTNTPLWPCDKMDILSRHNLLCTLVHKYLRKSLYRQALEVLQNLPGFQNHSDTVDVSQYSCLFNKLINACFESKNLGVSSSAVDFMLSKNIAIDFFLLRELITALGRSSLWSKARTYYKSALSLGCYPPPLQGNLYHKLLMIPSYLSEVEMLLAIEIFLVSNASDIQSPMATSQTLQIILKRCADQTVQNSSDYQAAVERLVLAARVSDPKLFLKHMTMNVNMEEVYSLELTSALKWLQENMKWAGKVWLFQ